GCATCAATTGGTGATGTATTTCCCGCCAAATAATGAGCGCGATAAAACAGAATCCCCACGTTAGAGTTTGTAGTAAGCGCTTCATTCGTTCCGTCTCCCCATCCATAAATCCCTACACGCGGTACAGGTTTAGGAGGTAGAGGCTCATAGCTTCCTCCCAAACACAAATCAGCAACAAATTTCAGGGCGTTGGTACAATTCTCCACACCCCCTTCAATAAAATAACGCCATAGCTGGTGAACAGCAGTTAAGGAAATGGTAGAATGACTAACTAAATTGGGATCGGGACGATCATCTCCTGGCAATAGGATTAAGTTTGCCCCTGTTTGTTCTACAGTTGTCTGCACCACTTCCAATCCATAAGACCAGTAGGCAGATCCACCCAAAAGCCGAATAATAATAACGTCTGCCTGATTTAACACCTGTTCGGTGTAGGTGTCAATCGTTAATTCCTGCTGCAATTGGAGGAGGTTAACGGCTCGAATCGCCGGGAAATCTGGGGGTAAATGAGCCATTGACGCCGCCAATGTTTGAATATCAGTGTCGGCGGCTGTGATCACAATGATCGGAGCAGGTGTCTGTTCAATAAAAATGACCCCTTCAGCTTGTGGGTTCCATCCTCCCGGTGTCGCAGCAATCCGATGCATAGTCTTTTTAAAGGTATTTTGCTATTTTAAGCGTATTCATTTGGGTTGGTAGTTTATTGTATGACATTATCTAGCTTTATCTTTCTATTTGGCTCCAGTAGGTAAGCGATCGCAAAGAGATGTAAACATGATACCTGCCGACAAACGCTTATACTCTTTACAAAATGATACCATGATGGATAGAGCATAAAAGGCTAGAAATTTTAATAAAGATGTTATAAATAAATCGCTATATCTTGGATAGCATCGAATAGAGGCTCCGCTTACACCGAATCAGGGGTGAAGCATTGTCACTTGCTTAAACTAGACCAAACTCATGGCGATATTGGGAAATCCAAGATTTAGCCGAACCTTGCCATTGGCAATGTTCGAGCGGCTGCAAGAGTTATTGCAGCAGATGCAGGGAAAAATTGGTAGGGAAGCTGTACTCTTGCGATCGCAGGACTTGCCCATTGTATCTGTGGGTCTAGATCAACAGGTGCAACGATTTACGCTGCTGGTATCTCCAGGGTTCCGCGCCTTGCTAATCGCGACTCCGATTGAGTCACAGGGGGAAGCGGAGGCAAATTCCCATTCCAGTCTATATCAAGTTGGGTTAACCTTTGAATCAGACGCGATCGCAGGTTTTCTCGACGGGTTCACTCAACGGTTCACCCGCCAACCTCAGATTCTGCATGTCTTCAAGCTTGTCCAAACCTATCCACAAGCGAACCAAGCAGCCATCCAGAGTGAATTTACCCTGTTGTTGATGGACATACTCACCGCTAATCCCATCAGCAACGAATCTATCCATCCTTACTGTGAGGTGGGTCAACCCATTGAAGCCGCGCTACGCCAACAGGTTGAGCAGGAACGGCTGGTTCACCAGGTTACCACTCACATCCGTCAAAGTCTAGAATTACCCGTTATCCTCTCCACGGCTGTCGATGAGGTGCGCCATTTTTTGAACGTTGATCGATTATTAATCTATCAATTTGACGGCGATTTGGTTAACCTGAGGAGTGAAGGCGATAAAATTGAGGTTGACAATTCCACAGATGTCACTGATGAATTCGAGAACGCCCAGTTTTTAACTTCATCACCTCTCTCACAACAGGATGAGGGGTGTGTTACTTATGAAGCCCGCCGTTCTAATGAAATTCGTTCAGTTCTCAATTGGCGAGAGGAAAAGGACTGCGCTCTCTATGTTTCCAACTGTCGCAGCAAATATCATCAAGGATTTACTGGGGCGATTGATGATATTGAAGTCGCCTACAGCGATTCTCCCTGTTTACTCCAACTGCTGCGACAAACCCAAGTCAAAGCTAAGTTAGTCGCACCGATTATTGTTCAAAATCGCCTCTGGGGATTACTAATTGCCCACCAATGTTTTGCACCCCGACACTGGCAAGAAAGTGAAAAACTCTTTCTCAAGCAAATTGCCGAACACCTGGCAGTTGCCATTTACCAGGCTCAATTGTATGCCCAACTGCACCAGCAAAAAAGTAGCCTCGAACAGCGAGTGATTGAGCGCACCCAGGAACTTCGAGATGCACTGCAAGCGACACAAGCCGCGAACCATGCCAAAAGTGAATTTCTGGCGGCGATGAGTCATGAGTTGCGGACACCCCTGACTTGTGTGATTGGACTATCAGCAACATTATTGCGTTGGTCATTAGGGGAGGGAGGTAGCAAAACTGTATCCATTGAGAAACAACGGCGTTATTTACAAACCATCCAAGAGAATGGGGAACACTTACTGGCACTAATTAACGATATTCTTGATTTTTCCCAATTAGAGGCGGGAAAAGCTGTTTTAAATATCAACGAATTTTCCCTGCGGTATCTTGCCCAGCAAACCTTACGATCCCTAAAAGAAAAAGCCAGCAGTGGTCAAGTAGAATTAATCCTCGATTGGCAAGTCCCTACCCCCAAGGATCGCTTTCAGGCTGATCCACGCCGACTCCGGCAAATTCTGTTTAACTTATTGGGAAATGCGATAAAATTTACCCCGGCTGGTGGTCAGGTCACCTTAAGGGGGTGGCGAGAACAGAATCGAGCAGTGTTTCAAATCGAAGACACGGGGATTGGCATTCCCCAAGAACAAATTCCCCTAATGTTTCAAAAGTTTCAGCAGTTAGAGAAAACTTATCAGCGTACCTACGAAGGTACAGGTTTAGGGCTAGCCCTGACTCAACAATTGGTCGAACTCCATGGCGGTACAATTGACGTTGAATCCACTGTGGGAAAAGGGTCTATCTTTACCGTTCGCGTGCCGATCCAATCCGTTGTTCCAGGAGGAACCAAATCACCCGCCTCATCGGAAAAGGGATCTTCGATACCAGGGAGTATCGTTTTAATCGAAAATAACGAAGCTAGTGCGACAGCCATCTGTGAAATTCTCACGGCGGCGGGTTATCATCTAGTTTGGCTAATCGAAAGTTCAACGGCTGTGAGGCAAATTGAACTGCTGCAACCCCATGCCGTGATTCTGGATTGGCAGTTATCGGCAATGGACGGATATGAGATCAGCTATTATCTCCACCATAAAACGACAACAGCACACATTAAAGTATTGGCTTTGCTCACATCCTCACTCTCAGCCGATGAACAGCACGATCTCACCGCCCTCGTTGACGATTACTTACCCAAACCCATAGAACCTGCCCAACTTCTGCACAAAGTTGCCACATTGATGGCAATATGAAGTGGTCTTATGTCCTTGGTCTTATGTCCTTGGTCATTTATACTTGGTTGTTGACTTAATCAATAAGGAGTGTAAGCATGAGCGAATTTCTAGATTTCCTCAAACACAAGTATGCGTATGTCGCGATCGGAGAATTTAAGCCCGGTAAATTTGAAGAAGCCCAACAGCTTTATGAAGAAGCCATCTCGACCTACACTCACGGATTCCAAGGGGCATACATGCTGCGAGAACCGGGAACGGATAAAGGGATTGCCGTTATCTTTTGGGATCATATCGAAGATATGGAGGACAATCAAAATGAGGCTTACCAACAGATTTTGGAGAAGATGTCTCATTTATTTGTCAAGCCCCCCACGACAACTTTTTATGAAGTGTCTAGTCAAATACCCCCTTCTGTGGAAAAAGCAGAAGAATAATTATGCTGCAACGAATCATTCTCAACGGCTTCAAGTCCATTAAAACGATGGATCTGGAGTTGCGCCCCTTAAATGTCTTGATTGGAGCCAACGGAGCAGGTAAAAGCAACCTGGTTTCGTTTTTTAAGCTGCTCAATGAGATGATGGCAGGACGACTTCAACAGTACATCGCCACATCGGGACGCGCTCAATCTCTGTTGCACTTTGGACCCAAGATAACACCGCAAATAGAGTTTGAGGTTGATAATGGAATGGATACCTATACCCTGCGTTTATTCCATGCCGCAGGGGATACGTTTTTTTTGCTGAAGAAACCTATCAGCGTATTGTCAAAACAATCCGTTTAATCGGCGATATTTGGTAAGGCTTCGTATCATACCCAAATTCTCATCAGCACCCAATCTAGTTCTTTTTTGGATAACTTTGAGCCTGAAGATGTCATTGTAGTAAATCGACAGGGTAAAGAGTCGCACTTTAAACGGCTCGATTCCCCAGCATTATAGGACACATCATTATTTATGTAGAGACGTTGCATTATAGTCTCTACAATGGTGCCGAAAGTCCTAATCGATGTGTCTACTGCTATAATTAAAAAAGTCCAGTTATTTAAAAACAGATTCAATGACATTGCAAAAATTGCAAAACCAAGCCTTACAATTACCTATCAGCGATCGCTGGCGTTTAGTTCAGTCTCTGTTGGCTTCAATTCAAAAAGAAATGCTATCACTCATGTCTCCTAGCTTAAGTGCAACATCAATGACGGATCTTGATCCTTGGACTCAACGTTTACTGGGTGTTGTTCAGCTAAGTCCAGAGGATGCCAAAGAGTCCTATATTGATTATCTGGAGACAAAATACCAGTGAAACGGGTATTATTTGATAGTGATGTCAGATGCGGTAACAAGTGAAGCTGCACTTGCCGCCGGTTTGGACATTATCCTGACACGCAATATAGCTGATTTTGTGGCATCGCCAGTTCCCGTAATGTTACCTGAAGAATTTGTGGTAACCCTATCAGAATAAACGTGATGTATTTTGGAGAGGGTGATCGCCTCATTTTATTTGAGCTAGTACAATAAGGCAGAACTCTACAGAGGACAAATGACGTAGCTTGCTCCTCGCGAAGCGAGTATGACAAATGACGAATGACAAAATCACTCATTCATATTTCGGTAAGTTGCCACCGCTGACGGTGAAATCCGGTTCAGATAACGGAAGATCCAATATTTAATTACCGAATCCAGAATAACCGGAAACGTAGCAATAAACAAAAAGATAAAATCATGATTTTCGGGAATCCCGAAATGTCGCGAAATTGCCGCCAGAATCACTTCCCAACCGTGGGGAGAGTGGAATCCGACAAACATATCGGTAAACAAAATAATGATAAAGGCTTTGGCGCTATCACTGAGTCCGTATACAATATCATCAATAAACGATTTTAAAACTACAAAATCCGCTTTGCTAGTAACAATCACTCCAGCAAAAAAAGCGAGAGAAATTAAGTCGGAAAAAATATTCTTAATTGCATCAGAACTGCGATACTGATAATCTTCAGCTAGCTCTGTGGCTTTTTCTCTCAGCCGTTCTTCCATTTCTTCCGAGGATAACTTTGGTGCCATTCCCAATAAGCTTTTAAAGTGCAGTTCCTCTTCAAACCGCTGGAGTTCGGTGAAGGCTTCTTCCTTCATGTCAATATTTAAAAAAATACCCGGCTCATTTTCTGAGCGAAACGAGTCAACAATGGGTCCAACTACAAAGGTTTTAGCCACCTGATGGGCTAAAATGGGAACAATAATCAGCGTAAGAATAAACTTGATCGAAATTAAGGTTTTGTCGCGAGACGTGCGAAACTTCTTGACAACTTCCTCTTCGGCTTTAGGATCAAGTTCTCGCTGTAGTCGGTTGACGGTTCGCAGAATTGACCGAGGTACAACCCCGGTTTTATCCGATACTGTTTCTAATGCATCATTTTGGGGATTCACGCTAGCCTGCTTCAACTGGGCTAAGGTTTTGGCATTGGCTGTCGTTCTGGGATTACCGTTGGCTTGAGTCACTTGATTGGCAGATAGCGGGATCAAGGAAACGGAGGATGGCTCAGGTTCTGAATATCGTTTTAATATTTCATCAATAAAGTTGAGTTTTTCGATGATAATCGCTTGCTTTTCGGTTAATTCGATGGGATCATAGCGGG
The DNA window shown above is from Coleofasciculus chthonoplastes PCC 7420 and carries:
- a CDS encoding proton extrusion protein PcxA, encoding MKLPSILRLANQWFADTPERALDQAYKAALTIKSIEDEHFNGQKISARSGQHSDSVISYFEADLKKYLNTIRVRLREFRTSRSVFRISEPKTTNGLLGSRDNLARYDPIELTEKQAIIIEKLNFIDEILKRYSEPEPSSVSLIPLSANQVTQANGNPRTTANAKTLAQLKQASVNPQNDALETVSDKTGVVPRSILRTVNRLQRELDPKAEEEVVKKFRTSRDKTLISIKFILTLIIVPILAHQVAKTFVVGPIVDSFRSENEPGIFLNIDMKEEAFTELQRFEEELHFKSLLGMAPKLSSEEMEERLREKATELAEDYQYRSSDAIKNIFSDLISLAFFAGVIVTSKADFVVLKSFIDDIVYGLSDSAKAFIIILFTDMFVGFHSPHGWEVILAAISRHFGIPENHDFIFLFIATFPVILDSVIKYWIFRYLNRISPSAVATYRNMNE
- a CDS encoding hybrid sensor histidine kinase/response regulator, which produces MAILGNPRFSRTLPLAMFERLQELLQQMQGKIGREAVLLRSQDLPIVSVGLDQQVQRFTLLVSPGFRALLIATPIESQGEAEANSHSSLYQVGLTFESDAIAGFLDGFTQRFTRQPQILHVFKLVQTYPQANQAAIQSEFTLLLMDILTANPISNESIHPYCEVGQPIEAALRQQVEQERLVHQVTTHIRQSLELPVILSTAVDEVRHFLNVDRLLIYQFDGDLVNLRSEGDKIEVDNSTDVTDEFENAQFLTSSPLSQQDEGCVTYEARRSNEIRSVLNWREEKDCALYVSNCRSKYHQGFTGAIDDIEVAYSDSPCLLQLLRQTQVKAKLVAPIIVQNRLWGLLIAHQCFAPRHWQESEKLFLKQIAEHLAVAIYQAQLYAQLHQQKSSLEQRVIERTQELRDALQATQAANHAKSEFLAAMSHELRTPLTCVIGLSATLLRWSLGEGGSKTVSIEKQRRYLQTIQENGEHLLALINDILDFSQLEAGKAVLNINEFSLRYLAQQTLRSLKEKASSGQVELILDWQVPTPKDRFQADPRRLRQILFNLLGNAIKFTPAGGQVTLRGWREQNRAVFQIEDTGIGIPQEQIPLMFQKFQQLEKTYQRTYEGTGLGLALTQQLVELHGGTIDVESTVGKGSIFTVRVPIQSVVPGGTKSPASSEKGSSIPGSIVLIENNEASATAICEILTAAGYHLVWLIESSTAVRQIELLQPHAVILDWQLSAMDGYEISYYLHHKTTTAHIKVLALLTSSLSADEQHDLTALVDDYLPKPIEPAQLLHKVATLMAI